From Chitinivibrionales bacterium:
CATAGAATACCTCCTTTTTCGGCAGTTGGAAAAAACAGGTTTATACCAATCAATAACGGCAAGACCCGCTTTGGGCCCTACCGTTATTATAACATAAAAGACTTAAAAATCCTTTAAATCTTTATCGTCTTCAAGGGGAATAACATCCTCGGGGTTGGTCTCTTTACCGCCCGCGGCGACAAGCGTTTTACGACCATTACCGTTTATGTCGTTACCACTCTGTTCGAAGCTAAAGGAGGCATTACCTTTTGGGTGATGATGTTGAAAGGACCGGGATGCACCGTTTTTTCCATTTCCCTGTGATTTGTTGGCATTTCCTCTTGAGGAGCCTGCAGAATGAATTGATGCTGCATTTCCCATTGTATTCGATGATGAACCTCCGACAATCGCGATAAGCTCTGCGACCATGACATTGAGATTTTGCGCCTGACCGGAGAGTTCTTCACTGGCCGATGCCGATTCCTCGGAATTGGCCGCATTGGTCTGAGTCACCTGGTCCATCTGGGCAACCGCGGTGTTGACCTGATCGATACCCTGCGACTGCTCTTCGCTGGCGGCGGAAACTTCGGAAATAAGCTGTGCGACCTTCTGCACCCGTCCACCTATCTGCTCCAGCGATCTACCGACATCTTCAGAAGCTGCGACGCCATTATCGGCATTTTTCTGTGAGCCTTCGATAAGATCGGCCGTGTTTTTAGCCGCCTCTGCCGATCGCTGCGCAAGGTTCCGTACTTCTTCGGCAACCACGGCAAATCCCCGTCCGGCTTCACCGGCCCGGGCAGCCTCAACCGCGGCATTGAGCGCCAGAAGATTGGTCTGCATGGCAATTTCATCGATAGTTTTAATAATCTTGGCAGTTTCATCAGAGGAAGTTTTAATTTTATTGATT
This genomic window contains:
- a CDS encoding chemotaxis protein, giving the protein INKIKTSSDETAKIIKTIDEIAMQTNLLALNAAVEAARAGEAGRGFAVVAEEVRNLAQRSAEAAKNTADLIEGSQKNADNGVAASEDVGRSLEQIGGRVQKVAQLISEVSAASEEQSQGIDQVNTAVAQMDQVTQTNAANSEESASASEELSGQAQNLNVMVAELIAIVGGSSSNTMGNAASIHSAGSSRGNANKSQGNGKNGASRSFQHHHPKGNASFSFEQSGNDINGNGRKTLVAAGGKETNPEDVIPLEDDKDLKDF